The genomic stretch ATAGATATAATTGCTTTAGTCGAAGAGCCGGACAATGCAAAATATTTACAATATGCCGGAGCAAAAAAGGTTGCCTGTCCAAAACATGAACTTGGTGAAAGAATGGCATATAGAACTTTCATTCCTATAGTTAGGGAACTTTACAGCGCTTTGCATATTCCAAGTAATCTTAAAGTTACAGAAATATTAGTTCCGGAAGATTCTCATATCACAAATCTCTCCCTTGTGGAATCAGGAATCGGGAAAGAAAGCGGCGCAAAAATAATTGGAATTTGGAAAGAAGGCAAATTCACCACTGAATTAACATCAGATACAACCCTTGAACCAAATTCAATACTATTTGCAATAGGAACTAAAAAAGAAATATTGAATTTAAAAAACCTATTATTGAGTGAAGAGAACATAGGGAAAGAACACAATATCAACTTAATCATTATTGGATATGGACATGTAGGAAAGGAAATATACAAATACCTTGACCATATGCCTGAAAATGTAACGATCATTGACAAAAAGGAAATAAATCTAAAAAATGCTCTTACAGGCAATGCAACCGATGATACCTTGTTGAAAAAAGCAGGAATTGAAAAAAATTGCGCTGTCCTTATTGCGCTCAATGACGATACTCAGGCATTATATACTACCTTGCTTGCGAGGAATTTAAATCCCAATGCTTATATAATAACCAGATGCAACAATATTTCCAACATAGATAAATTTTATAAAGCTGGCGCAAATTATGTACTTGCACTGCCTATGATTGCAGGACTAATGCTTGCAAATATAATAACAGACAAGGGGCGTCTCGAATTTGACAGATTGGGTATTGAAAGATTTAGTGTAAAGGGGTCTGTATCATCAGAAAAAACGATAAAAGAACTGGATGTAAGAAAAAAGACAGGATGCACAATTATTGGAATTGAGCGAAGAGGAGAAACAATTCTTGAATTCAACACAGACTTTAAAATATTGGAAGACGACATAATAATCGTAGTAGGCACTAACAACTCTCTTGAAAAACTAAAAAAGGAATACCAACTCGTTCCAAGTCAATAACTTTAAAAAGCAACCTTATTCAATTTGAAGTCAATATTTCAATCATATGATTATGAATCAGGCCGTTGGAAGCCAATATTTCTTTGTCATAGATGCTGTATTCGTCTCCATTAAATTTAGTAACTTTTCCGCCACTTTCTTTGATGATCAAAAGCGCAGCTGCAGTATCCCAAG from Candidatus Schekmanbacteria bacterium encodes the following:
- a CDS encoding potassium channel protein — its product is MNKKKEIFFIKYLNSRGKKYAFSLVALIFFYTIIFRIIYPLFEKKEIGIIRSFEFIIESMTTTGFGGLMPFHHPITNIFAVIVMISGVVMIFMVIPLFLVPWIESKMRSEPIKEVEETLENHVIICGYSEIVDFLVEELEINSIPYVVIDANPEICLSLNDKGIRSIHGIPGSVQALKNAGIKRAKYLLVTSKDEENANIILTAKGISDIDIIALVEEPDNAKYLQYAGAKKVACPKHELGERMAYRTFIPIVRELYSALHIPSNLKVTEILVPEDSHITNLSLVESGIGKESGAKIIGIWKEGKFTTELTSDTTLEPNSILFAIGTKKEILNLKNLLLSEENIGKEHNINLIIIGYGHVGKEIYKYLDHMPENVTIIDKKEINLKNALTGNATDDTLLKKAGIEKNCAVLIALNDDTQALYTTLLARNLNPNAYIITRCNNISNIDKFYKAGANYVLALPMIAGLMLANIITDKGRLEFDRLGIERFSVKGSVSSEKTIKELDVRKKTGCTIIGIERRGETILEFNTDFKILEDDIIIVVGTNNSLEKLKKEYQLVPSQ